The following proteins are encoded in a genomic region of Streptococcus cristatus AS 1.3089:
- a CDS encoding type I restriction endonuclease subunit R: MVDYSKVHEVIAETNEGILLAEYQPEYRTDREYQSEADLENQLISDLVHHLNYERLDIHTPAELLANAKLQIEKLNKVTFTEDEWLRFVVEYLDCPNEGLVEKTRKIQENHIYDFVFDDGRIKNIFILDKNNIHNNSMQVINQVTQVGSHTNRYDVTILVNGLPLVQIELKKRGVSLQEAFNQVHRYSKESFNSENSLYKYVQIFVISNGTYTRYFANTTAQNKNHYEFTCEWADRKNKTIHDLEDFTVTFLSKRVLLEVLTKYCVFDADNTLLIMRPYQIAATESILRKIHSSNEMKSFGSINACGYIWHTTGSGKTLTSFKTARLATELDYIDKVIFVVDRKDLDYQTMKEYQKFQPNSVNGSNNTKELQRSIEENDDRIIVTTIQKLNKFITANPNHEVYGKKCVLIFDECHRSQFGKAQKRIKKAFKQYALFGFTGTPIFPENSLTGETTQEVFGEQLHNYVITDAIRDKKVLKFKVDYNYIKPEINKYREAEKAVGQELDEKKLKKMEKELLLHPERIATITEYLLRVYNTKTHRNQHYTHKQKQMSGFNAMLAVQSIEAAKLYYDELQRQQATLPETRRLKIATIFSFAPNEEQSAYGEIQDEELELQTTQMPQSSKEFLEKAIDDYNRMFKTNFSTDGKEFQNYYRDLSKRVKSKEVDLLIVVGMFLTGFDAPTMNTLFVDKNLRYHGLIQAFSRTNRIFNKVKPFGNIVCFRDLEKATQEAIKTFGDTNKLEIILEKSFSEYMDGFVDQVTGIKVKGYTEVCQEILEKFPNPQEIKTEHEKKEFVKLFGELLKLDNVLRNYDEFQEIDKPISEGYLQDLRSAYVEIRDEFLNLKNYEKTKDLEVDLSDVEFEIELLKTDEINLDYILALIVEKSKNSESKEVMKAEVSRVIRSSIDIRAKEDLVLNFINYTDLSQLQNNESILVSFYTYAKKEKEDSIQKLANDENLGEGYRLFIDKAIQKGYAESGGTDLDDIIPPTSRRKGARELKKQQILAKLQKLVEIYRGI, encoded by the coding sequence ATGGTTGATTATTCAAAAGTGCATGAAGTAATTGCAGAAACAAATGAAGGGATTCTCTTGGCTGAGTATCAACCAGAGTATCGCACAGATAGAGAATATCAGTCTGAGGCAGACTTGGAAAATCAGTTAATTTCTGATTTGGTACATCATCTTAACTACGAACGTTTAGATATCCATACGCCTGCTGAGCTTTTAGCAAACGCCAAGCTCCAAATTGAAAAACTGAATAAAGTGACCTTTACTGAAGATGAATGGCTACGCTTTGTGGTCGAGTATCTGGACTGTCCCAATGAAGGGCTAGTTGAAAAAACACGAAAAATCCAAGAGAACCATATCTATGACTTTGTCTTTGATGATGGACGGATTAAGAATATTTTCATCCTTGATAAGAATAATATTCACAACAACAGCATGCAGGTTATCAACCAAGTGACGCAGGTGGGGAGTCATACCAACCGTTATGATGTGACCATCCTAGTAAACGGCCTTCCTCTAGTTCAGATTGAATTGAAGAAACGTGGGGTCAGTCTGCAAGAAGCTTTTAATCAGGTTCACCGTTATAGTAAGGAAAGCTTTAATAGTGAGAATTCTTTGTATAAGTATGTGCAGATTTTTGTGATTTCGAATGGGACTTATACACGCTATTTTGCAAATACAACGGCTCAAAATAAAAATCATTATGAGTTCACCTGTGAATGGGCAGACCGCAAGAATAAAACAATTCATGACCTAGAAGACTTTACTGTCACTTTCTTGAGCAAGCGTGTGCTCTTGGAAGTTTTGACCAAGTATTGTGTTTTTGATGCTGATAATACATTGCTCATCATGCGCCCATATCAGATTGCAGCAACTGAGAGTATTTTGCGCAAGATTCATTCTTCCAATGAAATGAAGAGTTTTGGTTCAATTAATGCTTGTGGCTATATCTGGCATACGACAGGGTCGGGGAAAACCTTGACGAGCTTTAAGACTGCACGCTTGGCAACAGAGTTGGACTACATTGACAAAGTGATATTCGTCGTAGATAGAAAAGACCTAGACTATCAGACCATGAAGGAATATCAAAAATTCCAACCGAATTCAGTCAATGGTAGTAATAATACAAAAGAACTCCAACGAAGTATCGAAGAAAATGATGATCGAATCATTGTCACAACTATTCAAAAGTTAAATAAGTTTATCACAGCAAATCCAAATCATGAAGTCTATGGTAAGAAATGTGTCTTGATTTTTGACGAGTGTCATCGTTCCCAGTTTGGGAAGGCGCAGAAGCGCATCAAAAAGGCCTTTAAACAGTATGCTTTATTTGGCTTCACAGGGACACCGATTTTCCCAGAAAATAGCTTAACGGGTGAAACGACACAAGAAGTTTTTGGAGAACAACTTCATAACTATGTTATTACAGATGCTATTCGGGATAAAAAAGTCTTGAAGTTCAAGGTTGACTATAACTATATCAAACCTGAAATCAATAAGTATAGAGAAGCAGAGAAAGCAGTTGGTCAAGAGCTTGATGAGAAGAAACTAAAAAAGATGGAGAAGGAACTTCTTTTGCATCCAGAACGGATAGCAACCATCACAGAGTACCTGCTTCGAGTTTATAACACCAAAACGCATCGAAATCAACACTATACCCACAAACAAAAGCAGATGTCTGGATTTAATGCCATGTTAGCGGTACAAAGTATTGAAGCTGCTAAGTTATACTATGACGAACTCCAGCGACAACAAGCAACTTTACCAGAAACTAGACGCTTGAAAATTGCAACCATCTTTAGCTTCGCACCAAACGAAGAACAATCTGCTTACGGGGAAATTCAAGATGAAGAGTTAGAGCTGCAAACTACTCAAATGCCTCAATCTTCTAAAGAGTTTCTGGAAAAAGCGATTGATGACTATAATCGAATGTTCAAGACTAACTTCTCAACCGATGGAAAAGAGTTCCAAAATTACTATCGTGACCTTTCTAAACGAGTTAAGTCCAAGGAAGTGGACCTTCTAATTGTAGTGGGAATGTTCTTGACGGGATTTGATGCTCCGACTATGAATACTCTCTTTGTCGACAAAAATCTACGTTATCATGGTTTGATTCAGGCATTCTCGAGAACCAATCGAATTTTTAACAAGGTGAAACCTTTTGGGAATATCGTTTGTTTCCGTGATTTAGAAAAGGCTACGCAAGAAGCTATTAAAACTTTTGGGGATACCAACAAACTTGAAATCATCTTAGAAAAAAGCTTTAGTGAATACATGGATGGTTTCGTGGATCAAGTAACGGGTATCAAGGTCAAAGGCTATACTGAAGTCTGTCAGGAAATTCTTGAGAAATTCCCAAATCCACAAGAAATTAAAACCGAGCATGAGAAAAAGGAGTTTGTTAAGCTCTTTGGTGAATTACTGAAACTTGATAATGTTCTTCGAAATTATGACGAATTCCAAGAAATCGACAAACCTATTTCAGAAGGTTATCTTCAGGATTTAAGAAGTGCGTATGTGGAAATTCGAGATGAATTTTTGAACCTTAAAAACTATGAAAAGACCAAAGATTTAGAGGTTGACCTTTCAGATGTTGAATTTGAAATTGAATTACTAAAAACAGATGAGATTAACCTAGACTATATTCTGGCACTGATTGTTGAGAAATCGAAGAATTCTGAGTCTAAAGAAGTAATGAAAGCAGAAGTTAGCCGTGTGATTCGTTCTAGTATTGATATCCGTGCCAAGGAGGATTTGGTATTGAATTTTATCAATTATACGGATTTATCTCAATTACAGAATAATGAATCTATCTTAGTTTCTTTTTATACTTATGCTAAAAAAGAAAAAGAAGATTCTATTCAAAAACTAGCTAATGATGAAAATCTTGGGGAAGGCTATCGTTTGTTTATTGATAAAGCGATACAAAAAGGATATGCGGAAAGTGGTGGGACTGATCTAGATGATATTATTCCGCCAACTTCTCGACGTAAGGGGGCCCGGGAGTTGAAGAAGCAGCAAATACTTGCTAAACTTCAGAAATTAGTAGAAATTTACCGCGGTATATAA
- a CDS encoding YozE family protein, translated as MRKSFYSWLMTERNPKSNKPKAILADLAFQDTAFPKHTDDFDEVSRFLEEHANFSFNLGEFDAIWEEYQAH; from the coding sequence ATGAGAAAATCTTTTTACAGCTGGCTGATGACGGAGCGTAATCCCAAAAGTAATAAGCCAAAGGCTATTTTGGCGGACTTGGCATTTCAGGATACGGCCTTTCCCAAGCATACGGATGATTTTGATGAGGTCAGCCGTTTTCTAGAGGAGCATGCAAATTTTTCCTTTAACTTGGGCGAGTTCGATGCGATTTGGGAAGAGTATCAGGCCCATTGA
- a CDS encoding PhoH family protein: MQEHSVELKLGHPDDAFHLFGSNERHLRLMEQELQVTIHARTEIVQILGTEAACEETRQVIQALLVLVNRGMTIGTPDVVTAITMVKNDEIDKFVALYEEEIIKDSYGKRIRVKTLGQKIYVDSVKNHDIVFGIGPAGTGKTFLAVTLAVTALKRGQVKRIILTRPAVEAGESLGFLPGDLKEKVDPYLRPVYDALYQILGKDQTTRLMEREIIEIAPLAYMRGRTLDDAFVILDEAQNTTIMQMKMFLTRLGFQSKMIVNGDISQIDLPRNVKSGLIDAQEKLKNISQIDFVHFSAKDVVRHPVVAQIIRAYEPPAPKKEDSEIAEDESTS; the protein is encoded by the coding sequence TTGCAGGAACATTCAGTAGAATTGAAACTAGGTCATCCAGATGATGCCTTTCATCTCTTTGGCTCTAACGAACGCCATCTGCGCCTGATGGAGCAGGAATTGCAGGTTACCATTCATGCCCGAACCGAGATTGTTCAGATTTTGGGCACGGAGGCTGCCTGTGAGGAGACTCGCCAGGTCATTCAGGCTCTCTTGGTCTTGGTCAATCGTGGCATGACTATCGGAACGCCCGATGTGGTAACAGCCATTACCATGGTCAAAAATGACGAGATTGATAAGTTTGTAGCTCTTTACGAAGAAGAGATTATCAAGGACAGCTATGGCAAGCGAATTCGGGTCAAGACACTTGGCCAGAAAATCTATGTGGACAGTGTTAAAAATCACGATATCGTCTTTGGTATCGGGCCAGCCGGAACAGGGAAGACCTTTCTAGCGGTGACCTTAGCGGTGACAGCTCTCAAGCGTGGGCAGGTCAAGCGAATCATCCTGACAAGACCAGCGGTAGAAGCTGGTGAGAGTCTGGGCTTTCTGCCTGGTGATCTTAAGGAAAAGGTGGATCCATATCTGCGTCCGGTCTATGATGCTTTGTATCAGATTTTGGGCAAGGATCAGACGACGCGCCTGATGGAGCGAGAAATCATTGAGATTGCACCTTTAGCCTATATGCGGGGTCGGACGCTGGATGATGCCTTTGTCATTCTGGATGAAGCTCAAAATACCACCATCATGCAGATGAAGATGTTTCTGACACGTCTCGGCTTCCAGTCCAAGATGATTGTCAATGGAGATATCAGCCAGATTGACTTGCCTCGTAATGTTAAGTCGGGCCTCATTGATGCTCAGGAGAAATTGAAGAATATCTCCCAGATTGATTTTGTACATTTCTCAGCCAAGGACGTGGTCCGCCATCCAGTGGTGGCGCAGATTATCCGTGCCTATGAACCGCCAGCTCCTAAGAAAGAGGATAGTGAAATAGCTGAGGACGAAAGCACTAGCTGA
- the nrdF gene encoding class 1b ribonucleoside-diphosphate reductase subunit beta, with product MQTYYKAINWNAIEDVIDKSTWEKLTEQFWLDTRIPLSNDLDDWRKLSNKEKDLVGKVFGGLTLLDTMQSETGVQALRSDIRTPHEEAVFNNIQFMESVHAKSYSSIFSTLNTKAEIEEIFEWTNTNPYLQRKAEIINEIYLNGSPLEKKVASVFLETFLFYSGFFTPLYYLGNNKLANVAEIIKLIIRDESVHGTYIGYKFQLGFNELPEEEQEKLKEWMYDLLYTLYENEEGYTESLYDGVGWTEEVKTFLRYNANKALMNLGQDPLFPDSADDVNPIVMNGISTGTSNHDFFSQVGNGYLLGEVEAMQDDDYNYGLTK from the coding sequence ATGCAAACTTACTACAAAGCCATTAACTGGAACGCTATCGAAGATGTTATCGATAAGTCCACTTGGGAAAAGCTGACGGAGCAATTCTGGCTCGATACTCGTATCCCTCTGTCAAATGACCTAGACGACTGGAGAAAACTTTCAAACAAAGAAAAAGACTTGGTAGGAAAAGTCTTTGGTGGGTTGACCCTTCTTGATACCATGCAATCTGAAACGGGTGTACAGGCTCTTCGCTCAGACATCCGTACACCACATGAGGAAGCTGTTTTCAATAACATCCAATTTATGGAATCTGTCCACGCAAAATCCTATTCTTCTATCTTTTCTACCTTGAATACCAAGGCTGAAATCGAAGAAATCTTTGAATGGACTAACACTAATCCCTACCTACAAAGAAAAGCTGAAATTATCAATGAAATCTACCTCAATGGTAGCCCACTTGAAAAGAAAGTAGCCAGCGTTTTCCTTGAAACCTTCCTCTTCTACTCTGGTTTCTTTACGCCACTCTACTATCTTGGCAATAACAAACTGGCCAACGTTGCGGAAATCATCAAACTGATCATCCGTGATGAATCTGTTCACGGAACTTACATTGGTTACAAATTCCAACTTGGTTTCAATGAATTGCCTGAAGAAGAGCAAGAAAAACTCAAAGAATGGATGTACGACCTGCTCTACACCCTCTACGAAAACGAAGAAGGCTATACAGAAAGCCTCTATGACGGTGTTGGTTGGACCGAAGAAGTCAAAACCTTCCTTCGTTACAATGCCAATAAAGCCCTCATGAACCTCGGACAAGATCCCCTTTTCCCAGATTCAGCGGATGATGTCAACCCTATCGTCATGAACGGAATCTCAACAGGAACATCCAACCACGACTTCTTCTCTCAAGTCGGAAATGGTTACCTTCTTGGTGAAGTGGAAGCTATGCAGGATGACGACTACAACTACGGTTTGACCAAATAA
- a CDS encoding DUF4238 domain-containing protein has translation MTYGYKKQHYYPRSLLKHFADNTSKFHVYNCIANMEQYVHYESICYKRYTYEEKSSDDRIIVDNILENKLSRFEGEISEIVEHIVLSRKPCTLNQSEIETIWKYMFLQEIRTDSGRVRLVSNFINHFSESREFPIELAEIKNNLENINIFNKVMKKDKNLESFLSFFKKPKQMNFHISIGNGFLTSDNPVVSTFGPPNIPNGFQILMPISPYLCFEFQNNEMNCSDNLWVKMTNEKLCYINEATINTANYYIISNKPFNITQQMYIYNRFKNINWIHNSRHFKN, from the coding sequence ATTACTTATGGTTACAAAAAACAACATTATTATCCAAGAAGCTTACTTAAACATTTTGCTGATAATACAAGTAAGTTTCATGTTTATAATTGCATTGCTAATATGGAACAATATGTCCACTATGAAAGTATATGTTACAAGAGATATACCTACGAAGAAAAAAGCTCAGATGATCGTATTATTGTTGATAATATTCTTGAAAATAAGCTTAGTAGATTTGAAGGGGAGATTTCTGAAATAGTTGAACATATCGTATTATCAAGAAAACCATGTACCTTAAATCAAAGCGAAATTGAAACAATCTGGAAATATATGTTTCTCCAAGAAATCAGAACTGACTCTGGCAGAGTAAGGTTAGTATCTAATTTTATTAATCATTTCTCAGAATCTCGGGAGTTCCCAATTGAATTAGCTGAAATAAAGAACAATCTAGAAAATATAAATATTTTTAATAAAGTAATGAAAAAAGATAAAAATTTAGAGAGTTTTCTCAGTTTTTTTAAAAAGCCTAAACAAATGAATTTTCATATCTCTATTGGCAATGGCTTTCTAACTAGTGATAATCCAGTTGTTTCAACATTCGGACCTCCAAACATTCCAAATGGATTTCAAATCCTAATGCCTATTTCCCCCTATCTGTGTTTTGAATTCCAAAATAATGAAATGAATTGCTCTGATAATTTATGGGTGAAAATGACAAATGAGAAATTGTGCTATATTAATGAAGCCACTATTAATACTGCCAACTATTATATAATATCAAATAAGCCTTTTAATATTACACAACAAATGTATATTTATAATCGCTTTAAAAATATAAATTGGATACACAACTCTCGTCACTTTAAAAATTAA
- the nrdE gene encoding class 1b ribonucleoside-diphosphate reductase subunit alpha yields the protein MGLKHLEDVTYFRLNNEINRPVNGQIMLHKDKEALDAFFKENVEPNTMKFASITEKIQYLIEENYLEKEFIQLYSPEYIEELAAFIHAQDFKFKSFMAAYKFYNQYALKTNDGEYYLESMEDRVLFNALYFANGDEAIAKDIANEIIHQRYQPATPSFLNAGRARRGELVSCFLIQVTDDMNSIGRSINSALQLSRIGGGVGISLSNLREAGAPIKGYEGAASGVVPVMKLFEDSFSYSNQLGQRQGAGVVYLNVFHPDIIAFLSTKKENADEKVRVKTLSLGVVIPDKFYELARKNEDMYLFSPYSIEREYGLPFAYIDITEKYDELVANPNITKTKIKARDLETEISKLQQESGYPYVVNIDTANRSNPIDGKIIMSNLCSEILQVQEPSLLNDAQEYLHLGTDVSCNLGSTNVVNMMTSPDFGKSIRTMTRALTFVTDSSHITAVPSIDHGNSLAHTFGLGAMGLHSYLAQQLIDYGSAEAVEFTSIYFMLMNYWTLVESNNIARERGVTFHNFERSDYANGTYFDKYLTGEFVPKSDRVKELFKDIFIPTATDWAELRDKVKADGLYHQNRLAVAPNGSISYINDVSASIHPITQRIEERQEKKIGKIYYPAAGLSTETIPYYTSAYDMDMRKVIDVYAAATEHVDQGLSLTLFMRSDIPKGLYEWKKESKQTTRDLSILRNYAFNKGIKSIYYVRTFTDDGGEVGANQCESCVI from the coding sequence ATGGGACTCAAACACTTAGAAGATGTGACTTACTTCCGTCTAAATAACGAAATCAATCGTCCAGTCAATGGGCAAATTATGCTTCACAAAGACAAAGAAGCCTTGGATGCCTTCTTTAAAGAAAATGTTGAACCAAACACAATGAAGTTTGCTTCTATTACCGAAAAAATTCAGTATTTAATTGAAGAAAACTACTTGGAAAAAGAATTTATCCAGCTCTATTCTCCTGAATATATTGAAGAGTTAGCTGCATTTATCCATGCTCAAGATTTCAAGTTCAAATCTTTCATGGCAGCCTACAAATTCTACAACCAGTATGCGCTGAAGACAAATGATGGTGAATACTATCTGGAAAGCATGGAAGATCGGGTACTCTTCAACGCCCTCTACTTTGCCAACGGAGACGAAGCTATTGCCAAGGATATTGCCAATGAAATCATCCACCAACGCTATCAACCAGCGACACCAAGCTTCCTCAACGCAGGTCGGGCTCGTCGTGGCGAATTGGTTTCCTGCTTCCTCATCCAAGTAACAGATGATATGAACTCTATTGGCCGCTCCATCAACTCTGCCCTGCAATTGTCTCGTATCGGAGGCGGGGTCGGTATTTCCCTCAGCAATCTGCGGGAAGCTGGCGCCCCTATCAAGGGTTATGAAGGAGCTGCGTCTGGTGTTGTGCCTGTTATGAAGCTCTTTGAAGACAGCTTCTCTTACTCAAACCAACTTGGTCAACGTCAAGGAGCAGGGGTCGTCTACCTCAACGTCTTCCACCCAGATATCATCGCTTTCCTTTCTACTAAAAAGGAAAATGCCGACGAAAAAGTTCGGGTTAAAACCCTCTCGCTCGGTGTTGTGATTCCGGATAAGTTCTACGAATTAGCGCGCAAAAATGAAGATATGTACCTCTTCAGTCCCTACTCAATCGAACGTGAATACGGCCTACCATTTGCCTATATCGACATCACTGAAAAATACGATGAGCTAGTCGCTAATCCAAATATCACTAAGACCAAGATCAAGGCCCGTGATTTGGAAACAGAAATTTCTAAACTCCAGCAAGAGTCTGGCTATCCTTATGTCGTAAACATTGATACGGCCAACCGTTCTAATCCAATCGATGGCAAAATCATCATGAGTAACCTTTGCTCTGAAATCCTGCAAGTTCAAGAGCCTAGCCTCTTGAATGATGCTCAAGAGTATCTCCACTTGGGAACAGATGTATCATGTAACTTGGGCTCTACCAACGTTGTCAACATGATGACTTCGCCTGACTTTGGAAAATCCATCCGGACTATGACACGCGCCCTGACCTTTGTCACTGACAGCTCACACATCACAGCTGTTCCTTCGATTGACCACGGTAACAGTCTGGCGCATACCTTTGGACTAGGAGCTATGGGACTGCACAGCTATTTGGCGCAGCAGTTGATCGACTATGGATCAGCAGAAGCTGTCGAGTTCACCAGCATCTACTTTATGCTCATGAACTACTGGACCTTGGTGGAGTCTAACAATATCGCTCGCGAGCGTGGCGTGACCTTCCATAACTTTGAAAGATCTGACTATGCCAACGGCACTTACTTTGACAAATACCTGACGGGTGAATTTGTACCTAAGTCTGACCGTGTGAAGGAACTTTTCAAAGATATCTTTATCCCAACCGCTACTGACTGGGCAGAACTTCGTGACAAGGTAAAAGCGGACGGCCTCTACCACCAAAACCGCCTAGCTGTTGCACCAAATGGCTCTATCAGCTACATCAATGACGTTTCTGCTTCAATTCACCCAATTACCCAGCGGATCGAAGAACGTCAGGAAAAGAAAATCGGTAAGATTTACTATCCTGCTGCTGGTCTGTCAACTGAGACTATCCCTTACTACACCAGTGCCTACGACATGGACATGCGAAAGGTAATTGATGTTTACGCCGCTGCAACTGAGCACGTGGACCAAGGACTTTCACTGACTCTCTTTATGCGCAGCGATATTCCTAAAGGCCTCTACGAGTGGAAAAAAGAAAGCAAGCAAACAACCCGTGACCTTTCTATCCTGCGTAACTACGCTTTCAACAAGGGAATCAAGTCCATCTACTACGTCCGCACCTTTACTGACGATGGTGGCGAAGTAGGCGCTAACCAATGTGAAAGCTGTGTGATCTGA
- the nrdH gene encoding glutaredoxin-like protein NrdH, whose product MVTIYSKNDCVQCKMTKRFLDTNHVEYREINLDEQPEYIDHVKSLGFNAAPVIQTPTEAFSGFQPGKLKKLS is encoded by the coding sequence ATGGTGACTATTTACTCCAAAAACGATTGCGTCCAATGCAAAATGACCAAGCGTTTTCTTGATACCAACCATGTGGAATATCGCGAAATCAACCTTGATGAGCAACCAGAATACATTGACCATGTCAAAAGCCTTGGTTTCAATGCAGCGCCTGTTATCCAAACGCCAACTGAAGCATTCTCTGGTTTCCAACCTGGCAAACTTAAAAAATTATCATAA
- a CDS encoding phosphocarrier protein HPr, which translates to MASKDFHIVAETGIHARPATLLVQTASKFASDITLEYKGKSVNLKSIMGVMSLGVGQGADVVISAEGADADDAIAAISETMEKEGLA; encoded by the coding sequence ATGGCTTCTAAAGATTTCCACATTGTGGCAGAAACAGGTATTCACGCGCGTCCAGCAACTTTGTTGGTGCAAACTGCTAGCAAATTTGCTTCAGATATCACACTTGAATACAAAGGTAAATCAGTAAACCTTAAATCAATCATGGGCGTTATGAGCCTTGGTGTTGGTCAAGGTGCAGACGTAGTTATCTCAGCTGAAGGTGCAGATGCAGACGACGCAATTGCAGCTATCTCAGAAACAATGGAAAAAGAAGGATTGGCTTAA
- the ptsP gene encoding phosphoenolpyruvate--protein phosphotransferase — MTEMLKGIAASDGVAVAKAYLLVQPDLSFETVSVDDTNAEEARLDAALEASQNELSVIREKAVDSLGEEAAQVFDAHLMVLADPEMVGQIKETIRTKKVNAEAGLKEVTDMFIAIFEGMEDNPYMQERAADIRDVTKRVLANLLGKKLPNPASINEESVVIAHDLTPSDTAQLDKKFVKAFVTNIGGRTSHSAIMARTLEIAAVLGTNNITELVKDGDIIAANGITGEVIINPTEEQAAEFKAAGEAYAKQKAEWALLKDAQTVTADGKHFELAANIGTPKDVEGVNANGAEAVGLYRTEFLYMDSQDFPTEDEQYEAYKAVLEGMNGKPVVVRTMDIGGDKELPYFDMPHEMNPFLGFRALRISISETGDAMFRTQIRALLRASVHGQLRIMFPMVALLTEFRKAKAVYEEEKAKLQAEGVAVADNIQVGIMIEIPAAAMLADQFAKEVDFFSIGTNDLIQYTMAADRMNEQVSYLYQPYNPSILRLINNVIKAAHAEGKWAGMCGEMAGDQTAVPLLVGMGLDEFSMSATSVLRTRSLMKKLDTVKMQELAQRALTECATMEEVLELEKEYLDFD, encoded by the coding sequence ATGACAGAAATGCTTAAAGGAATTGCAGCATCTGATGGTGTTGCTGTTGCTAAGGCATATCTATTAGTTCAACCGGATTTGTCATTTGAGACTGTTTCAGTCGATGATACGAATGCAGAAGAGGCTCGTTTGGATGCAGCTCTTGAAGCTTCACAGAACGAGCTTTCTGTTATCCGTGAGAAAGCAGTAGATAGCCTTGGTGAGGAAGCGGCTCAAGTATTTGACGCTCACTTAATGGTACTCGCTGACCCTGAAATGGTTGGTCAAATCAAAGAAACTATCCGTACTAAGAAAGTAAATGCGGAAGCTGGTCTGAAAGAAGTTACAGACATGTTTATCGCTATTTTTGAAGGTATGGAAGACAATCCATACATGCAAGAACGTGCGGCAGATATTCGTGACGTTACCAAGCGCGTTTTGGCAAACCTTTTGGGCAAGAAATTACCAAATCCAGCTTCTATCAATGAAGAATCAGTTGTCATTGCACATGACTTGACTCCTTCTGATACAGCTCAATTAGACAAGAAATTTGTTAAAGCTTTTGTAACTAATATTGGTGGACGTACAAGCCACTCTGCGATCATGGCGCGTACGCTTGAAATCGCAGCGGTATTGGGAACAAATAATATCACTGAACTCGTTAAAGATGGCGATATCATTGCAGCAAATGGTATCACTGGTGAAGTAATCATCAACCCAACTGAAGAGCAAGCAGCAGAATTCAAGGCAGCTGGTGAAGCTTATGCTAAACAAAAAGCTGAATGGGCTCTCTTGAAAGATGCTCAAACAGTGACTGCTGATGGCAAACACTTTGAACTCGCTGCTAATATCGGTACACCAAAAGACGTTGAAGGTGTCAATGCAAATGGTGCGGAAGCTGTAGGTCTTTACCGTACAGAATTCCTTTACATGGATTCACAAGACTTCCCAACAGAAGATGAGCAATACGAAGCTTACAAGGCTGTCTTGGAAGGTATGAACGGTAAGCCAGTGGTTGTCCGTACAATGGACATCGGTGGAGATAAGGAACTTCCGTACTTCGATATGCCGCACGAAATGAATCCATTCCTTGGATTCCGTGCATTGCGTATCTCTATCTCTGAAACTGGTGACGCTATGTTCCGTACACAGATCCGCGCTCTCTTGCGTGCTTCTGTACATGGACAATTGCGTATCATGTTCCCGATGGTTGCTCTTCTGACAGAATTCCGCAAGGCTAAGGCAGTTTACGAAGAAGAAAAAGCTAAATTGCAAGCTGAAGGAGTTGCTGTAGCTGACAATATCCAAGTGGGTATCATGATTGAAATTCCAGCGGCAGCGATGTTGGCGGATCAATTTGCTAAAGAAGTTGACTTCTTCTCTATCGGTACTAACGACTTGATCCAATACACAATGGCAGCTGACCGTATGAACGAACAAGTTTCATACCTCTATCAACCTTACAACCCATCTATCCTTCGCTTGATCAACAATGTTATCAAGGCAGCTCACGCTGAAGGCAAGTGGGCAGGTATGTGTGGAGAAATGGCCGGTGACCAAACAGCTGTGCCACTCCTTGTCGGTATGGGCTTGGATGAGTTCTCTATGAGTGCAACATCTGTCCTTCGGACTCGTAGTCTCATGAAGAAATTGGATACAGTGAAGATGCAAGAACTTGCACAACGCGCTTTGACTGAGTGTGCGACAATGGAAGAAGTTCTTGAACTTGAAAAAGAATATCTTGACTTCGATTAA